CGCGACTGCGGCAGTCCGAGCACTGCCGACCGGGGTCGTCGGGTGGACACCCGTACGGACAGTCCGCGACCGCCCGCTGGGTCGGGAGACACTCGGCGAGTGCACGCACCGCCGTCGACTTGGCAGTCCCCTTCTCGCCGCGAATCAACAACCCGTCGAGCGAATCGTCCGCTGCGACGGCGAGGAGCGCGTCTTTGAGGTCGCGCTGCCTGACCACCGCCGCGAACGACGGTCCCTGCGAAGGTTTTTTGACCTCGCCGTATTCAACCATACTTGCATTAGTACAAACGGAGATTTAATAACGTTATGCCACAGCTCGGACTCTACACCGCGACGGAGAACGAACTCGGGGCCGTCCAGCGCGCCGCCGGCGAGGTCGATGCCGACCTCGTCGTCCGCTCGGAGAGCGACCTCGACGACGAACCGGCGGTCGAGCGGTTCGTCGAGGCACTGACAGACGCGACGGCGGTCGTCCTCTGGCTCCACGGTGCCGAGGACAGCATGCCCGGCTACGAGCGGGCGGTCGAACGCCTGCGCGACGCGGGCGTCCCGCTCGTCGTGAAAGCCACCGGTGACGCATTCGCCCACGAGGACACGTCGGTCCCCGACGACCACCGCGAGACGGTCTCCGATTACCTGGATCGGGGCGGTGCGAGCAACGTCGCCAACTGCCTGCGCTACCTGGTGAGCCAGTACGGCGCGGCCGACCCCGCGTACGACGACCCCGTCGCGCTGCCCACCGAGGGAGTCTACCACCCGGACCACCCGGCCGCCAGCATCGAGGAGTTGCGGGCGACGTTCGACCCCGAGCGGCCGACCGTCGCCGTCTGGTTCTACGAGTCCCACTGGACCCACGAGAACACCCGCTACGTCGACGCACAGGTCCGGGCGATCGAGGAACAGGGAGCGAACGCACTGCCGATCTTCTGTGAACCGGCTACCGACGCCGATGGCCAGTGGAACGCCGAGCGCGTGACCGAGGAGTGGTTGCTCGACGACGACGGCACGCCGCTGGTCGACGCCGTCTGTTCCTCGTTCATGTTCTCGCTGTCGATGGACGAACGGGGCCGGAGCGCCGACGACGAGGGCCAGGACGCCGAGGAGGTCTTCCTCGACAGGCTGGGCGTGCCGGTCGTCCAGACCGTGACGACGATGCGCTCGCGGTCGCGATACGACGGCAGCGACACCGGCGTGATGGGCTTCGAACTCGCCCTGTCGGTCGCACTGCCCGAGTTCGACGGGAACGTCATCACCCACCCGATCTCCGGGAAAGAGCGCACTGACGACGCCGCGGACATCGGCAGCGCACCGAAACAGCACTTCCCCATCGACGACCGGGTCGACCACGCCGCCAGACTGGCGGTCAACTGGGCGCGGTTGCGCCACACGCCGAACGACGAGAAACGGGTCGCGGTCGTCCTCCACAACTACCCGCCGAGCGACGACGGCATCGGGACCGCCTTCGGGCTGGACTCGCCCGAGAGCACGGTGAGCCTGCTCGAGGAACTCGACGCGCGCGGCTACGAGACGGGCCCGTCGCTGCCCGCCAGCGGCCAATCGCTCGTAGAGCGGCTGACCGACCAGTTGACGCTCGACGACCGGTGGGTCGCGCCAGAGGACGTACGCGACCTGAGCGTCGACACGGTGTCGCCGACGCAGTACGCCGAGTGGTTCGACGCGCTGGACCCGGCGTTCCGCGAGCACGTCCTCGAGGAGTGGGGGGACCCGCCGGACCGCCCGTTCGCCATCCCCGGCGTGGCCTTTGGCAACGTGCTAGTCACCGTCCAGCCGCCCCGTGGCTTCGGCGTGGACCCCTCGAAGGTGTACCACGATTCAGCCCTCCAGCCGCCACACGACTACGTCGCCTTCTACCGGTGGCTCCGCGACGGCTACGAGGCCGACGCGGTCGTCCACCTTGGCACCCACGGCAGCCTGGAGTGGTTGCCCGGCAAGACCGTCGGCCTGGACGGCGAGAGCGCCCCCGACCAGTTGATCGACGACCTGCCGAACGTGTATCCCTACATCGTCAACAACCCCGGCGAGGGGACACAGGCCAAGCGGCGCTCGTACGCCGCCATCGTCGACTACCTGACGCCGGCGATGGCCAACGCCGGCACCTACGACGACCTGGCGGAACTGGAGGAACTGGCCACCCGCTACCGCGAAGCGGGGATGGAGGACGCCCGGACCGACGACGGCGACCATCTCGAAGCGAGGATTCGGGAGACCGTCGACGACCTGGACCTGGCCGTCGAACTCGGCATCGACGGCGAGATCGACGAGCGGGTCGAGGTTCGGGGACCAGACGAGGCGGGCTCGACGCTGGCCGAGGGGGGCGTCGCGGGCGACGACCTGGACATCGACGACCTGGTCGAACGCGTTCACGAGTACCTCACCGACGTGAAGACGACCCAGATTCGCAAGGGACTGCACACGATGGGCGAACCGCCGGTCGAGGACCGTCTCGTCGACTACCTCGTCGCGCTCACCAGACTCGAAAATCCCGGCGCGCCGTCGCTCCGGGAGAGCGTCGCCGGCGTGCTCGGCGTCGACTACGACGCCCTCAGGAACGCCCCCGGCGCGTACGACGACGCGCTCGGGATGACCTACGCCGAGGCCGCAGACCACGTCCACGAGACCAGCCGCGACCTGGTCCGGACGCTCGCCGACCACGACTTCGACGTCCCCGAGAGCGAGCTCGACGACGGCGAGTCGGCGGTGAACATGAACCTCCTCGTGGTCGACGTCGACCCGCTTGGCGACGCCCGGGCGAGGTCCGGCGCCCACGACGACCTTCGCGAGGTCCTGGCGTACATCTGCGAGGAAGCCGCTCCACGAGTGGCGGGGGCGGCCGACGAGATCCCGCGCACCGCCGACGCCCTCGCGGGCGAGTACGTCCCACCCGGCGGGTCCGGCGCGCCGACCCGCGGCGGGGTCGACCTGCTCCCGACGGCGCGGAACTTCTACACGCTCGACCCCCGGAAGGTCCCCGCGAAGACCGCGTGGGACGTGGGCCGAGAGGTCGCCGCGGGTGTCCTGGAGCGCCACCGGCGAGACGAGGGGGGCTATCCCGAGGAGGTCGGCGTCGTGGTCTGGGGGACGCCGACGGTCCGGACCCGCGGCGAGACCATCGCGCAGGTGCTCGCGCTGCTGGGGGTCGAACCGGTCTGGAGCGACGCCGGCCGCGTCGAGGCCGTCGAACCCATCCCACTCGCGGAACTCGGCCGGCCGCGCATCGACGTGACGACGCGGGTCTCGGGGCTGTTCAGGGATGCGTTCCCGGCCGCGGCGAGCGTCGTCCACGACGCCGTCGACGCCGTGATCGACCTCGACGAACCCCACGAGATGAACTACGTCAAGAAGCACGTGGAGACTGAGACCGAGGACCTCGTGGCGGAGGGCATGGACGAGAGCGACGCCGAGAGCGCGGCGAGACACCGCGTGTTCACGACGCGGCCGGGCGGCTACGGCGCGGGGACGAACAAGGCCGTCGACGAGGGCAACTGGGACGACCGGTCGGACCTCGCGGCGGTGTACGTCCAGTGGGGCGGCTACGCGATGGGGTCCCGCGGTCGCGTCAGCGAGGCCCGCGGGTCCTTCGAGCGTCGCCTGGAGAGCGTCGAGGCGACGGTGAAAATCGAGGACACCGCCGAGCAAGACGAGTTCGACAGCTCGGACTGGTACGCGTTCCACGGCGGGTTCGTCACCGCCGTCTCGGAACTGGCCGGCGAGGAACCGGCCTCGTACGTCGGCGATTCGGCCGACCCCGACGACGTCTCGGTCTACACCAACGAGGAGAAGGTCCGGAAGGCCCTGCGCGCTCGCGTCCTCAATCCGACCTGGCTCGACTCGATGGAAGCACACGACTACAAGGGCGCCGGCGACCTCTCGACGACCGTCGACGTCGTCCTCGGCTGGGACGCGACGACCGGCGTCGTCAGCGATACGCTCTGGAACGACGTCGCGGAGCGATACGCCTTCGACGACGACCGGCAGGCGTGGCTCCGCGAGGTCAACCCGTGGGCGCTCGAGAGCATCACCGACACTCTGCTGGAGGCTGTCGAGCGGGGCCTGTGGGACGCCGACGACGAGGTGGTCGACCGCCTCAGGGACGTGAACCTCGAAGTGGACGGCGACATCGAGGCCCGCGCGGGCCAGGGAGCCACGGAGGTGCCCGGCGATGACGACTGACGGGGAAGCATCGGGGGAGGGCGGCGACTTCGAGGCGTACGCCGACCTGGGCGCGACCACCAGCGACGCGATGGCCATCGCCGAGACGAGCATGGACCGCGTCCGCGAACTCGTGCCCGACGAGACGCCGGCCGATCGCATCCGGCAGAAGTCCGTCCACGCGACGGGCGACCCGGAGTTCCAGCACCTCGTCCGGTTCACCGGCGGCGACGATTCGGCACCGGTCCGCGCGGGGGCTCGTGCGGTCCTCGACGAGCGGCCAATCGTCACCGACATCACGATGGTAAAAGCGGGGATCACCGGCCGCGGGCACGACTGTCCCGTGCGGAAGGCCATCGGCAACGGAGCCGAGTTAGCAGAGCGGACGGGGCTGACCCGGACGGCGGCGTCCGTGCTCGAACTCGACCGCGAGGGCGTCTACGACGGTGCGATCGCCGTGGTCGGCAACGCGCCGACCGCCGCGCTCGCACTCGCGGACTGCATCGAGGACGGGACGCGCCCGGCCGTCGTCGTCGCGACGCCGGTCGGGTTCGTGAAGGCCGCCGAGAGTCGCACACGGGTACGCGAGGTCGCAGCGGCCTGCGACGTGCCCGCGATAACGACGGTCGGTCGCCGCGGCGGGAGCGGACTGGCGGCCGGGCTGGCCAACGAGCTGGTGCACGTCGCGAGCGACGTGCGAGACGGGACCGTCTCGCTCGACCCCGTCGAGTCGAGCGGGTCCCGGCCCCGACAGAGAGAAGTCGGTGACGACCCGTGAGCGACGACTACGACCTCGAGGCCGGGCCGGATCCGGCGGCGATCGCGTCGTCCAAGCCGGAACTGACCGGGACGACGACGGAACCGGTGTATGCAGTCGGTATCGGCCCGGGGAACCCGGAGTACCTGACCCCACGTGGGCGGCGAGCGATCAGGGAGGCCGACGTGGTCGTCGGCTTCGAGACGGTCGTCGAGTTCGTCGACGACCTGACCGACGCCGAGGTGCTCACCTGTGGCTACCGAGACGAGGCAACGATCCTCGCGACGTTCGCACGCCGCGTCGAACGGGGCGCAGCGGGGACAGCGGTACTGATGGGCGATCCGAACCACTCTGGCTACCAGTTCGTCGGGAAGGTGCAGGCAGCCGTCGACACTCCGGTTCGGGTGATTCCGGGGATCTCCTCGCTACAGGTCGCCGCGAGTCGGGCCCGGACGCCGATGGAGACGAGCCGGTTCGTGACACTCCACAAGAGCGGTGACGTCGGCCCGGACCTCCAGGCACTCCGCGAGACCGTCGGCGAGCGACACCTGCTGGTGCTCCCGCGGCCCTTCGACTGGATGCCGGAGGACGTGGCGGCCATGCTGCTCGACGCCGGTGCCGCTCCGTCGCTCGAGGCGCTCGTCTTCGAACGCCTCACCCACGACGACGAGTCCGTGACGGCGACGACGCTCGACGAACTCGGCGAGCGAACCACGGAGACGGCGGCCCGGGACTCGCCGTTTTCCGACCTCTCAGTTCTGGTCGTCCGGGCCGGCTCCGTGGCGTGAGCCACACGGGCCGCACTGCCGCTCGCGGTGACGGTTATGGTCGACACGACACTCGATCGATAGCTGGTCGCACCGTCGGGATCCACCCTGACCACAATTTATATTACAGTCCGTTCCATGGGATTTGACAAGAACAATTGGGGTAGATAAAGTGAACTTTCATTACGTGGCCGAACCATGACAACGGAGACGATACTGCTCGTCGGCCGAGACGTCGGAAACCGGCAGGCGGTGCTGGAAACGCACGCGAGTCGGCTGGAACATCGTCGCGGCGTCGACGAGGTGCTGACTGCGACCTACGAGCAGGAACCGGTCCGCGAGCTGCGGGCGGCGTTCGAGCAGCTGTCGGCCGAATCGGTGTACGCAGTCCCGATGTGTGCGGCCCACGACCACCAGACCCTCACCGACGTCCCGGCTGCACTGTCGTATCTCTCCGGGACCGTCCACTACTGTGAGCCGATCGGACAGAGCGGGGCCGTCACCGACGTGATCGAGGAGCGCGCAGCCGACCTCGTCACACCTGGCGCAGACGCGACGCTCGTCATCGTCGGCTTCGGAAGCAGTTCGAAACCCTACCAGCGTGAGACGGCACGGTACCACGCGGCGCGCCTCCGCGAGCAGTCGGCCTACGAATCGGTTCTGACCTGCTATCTCCTCCAGAACCCCGCCGTAGAGTGTGTCAGGTACAACGTCACGACGAACCGGGCAGTGGCGGTCCCGATGTTCGTCTCACGGACCGACGCGACCGGGAGTCACATTCCGGACGCACTCGAACTCGAACGCGGGGGCATCGAGTACGGAGAGCCGTTCGGTGAGCATCCGCGGCTCACGGACGCCATCCACGCCGAAGTCGAGAAACAGCGGACGCTCGCGTCCGACGACGCCGGGCAGCCGACGTCGTTCGAGGGACAGCTGACGGAGGCCCGGCGTCCACTCTCGACCGACGGCGAGGGGGTGTAAG
The DNA window shown above is from Haloarcula halobia and carries:
- a CDS encoding cobalt-precorrin-7 (C(5))-methyltransferase, translating into MSDDYDLEAGPDPAAIASSKPELTGTTTEPVYAVGIGPGNPEYLTPRGRRAIREADVVVGFETVVEFVDDLTDAEVLTCGYRDEATILATFARRVERGAAGTAVLMGDPNHSGYQFVGKVQAAVDTPVRVIPGISSLQVAASRARTPMETSRFVTLHKSGDVGPDLQALRETVGERHLLVLPRPFDWMPEDVAAMLLDAGAAPSLEALVFERLTHDDESVTATTLDELGERTTETAARDSPFSDLSVLVVRAGSVA
- a CDS encoding precorrin-8X methylmutase, which codes for MTTDGEASGEGGDFEAYADLGATTSDAMAIAETSMDRVRELVPDETPADRIRQKSVHATGDPEFQHLVRFTGGDDSAPVRAGARAVLDERPIVTDITMVKAGITGRGHDCPVRKAIGNGAELAERTGLTRTAASVLELDREGVYDGAIAVVGNAPTAALALADCIEDGTRPAVVVATPVGFVKAAESRTRVREVAAACDVPAITTVGRRGGSGLAAGLANELVHVASDVRDGTVSLDPVESSGSRPRQREVGDDP
- the cobN gene encoding cobaltochelatase subunit CobN, translated to MPQLGLYTATENELGAVQRAAGEVDADLVVRSESDLDDEPAVERFVEALTDATAVVLWLHGAEDSMPGYERAVERLRDAGVPLVVKATGDAFAHEDTSVPDDHRETVSDYLDRGGASNVANCLRYLVSQYGAADPAYDDPVALPTEGVYHPDHPAASIEELRATFDPERPTVAVWFYESHWTHENTRYVDAQVRAIEEQGANALPIFCEPATDADGQWNAERVTEEWLLDDDGTPLVDAVCSSFMFSLSMDERGRSADDEGQDAEEVFLDRLGVPVVQTVTTMRSRSRYDGSDTGVMGFELALSVALPEFDGNVITHPISGKERTDDAADIGSAPKQHFPIDDRVDHAARLAVNWARLRHTPNDEKRVAVVLHNYPPSDDGIGTAFGLDSPESTVSLLEELDARGYETGPSLPASGQSLVERLTDQLTLDDRWVAPEDVRDLSVDTVSPTQYAEWFDALDPAFREHVLEEWGDPPDRPFAIPGVAFGNVLVTVQPPRGFGVDPSKVYHDSALQPPHDYVAFYRWLRDGYEADAVVHLGTHGSLEWLPGKTVGLDGESAPDQLIDDLPNVYPYIVNNPGEGTQAKRRSYAAIVDYLTPAMANAGTYDDLAELEELATRYREAGMEDARTDDGDHLEARIRETVDDLDLAVELGIDGEIDERVEVRGPDEAGSTLAEGGVAGDDLDIDDLVERVHEYLTDVKTTQIRKGLHTMGEPPVEDRLVDYLVALTRLENPGAPSLRESVAGVLGVDYDALRNAPGAYDDALGMTYAEAADHVHETSRDLVRTLADHDFDVPESELDDGESAVNMNLLVVDVDPLGDARARSGAHDDLREVLAYICEEAAPRVAGAADEIPRTADALAGEYVPPGGSGAPTRGGVDLLPTARNFYTLDPRKVPAKTAWDVGREVAAGVLERHRRDEGGYPEEVGVVVWGTPTVRTRGETIAQVLALLGVEPVWSDAGRVEAVEPIPLAELGRPRIDVTTRVSGLFRDAFPAAASVVHDAVDAVIDLDEPHEMNYVKKHVETETEDLVAEGMDESDAESAARHRVFTTRPGGYGAGTNKAVDEGNWDDRSDLAAVYVQWGGYAMGSRGRVSEARGSFERRLESVEATVKIEDTAEQDEFDSSDWYAFHGGFVTAVSELAGEEPASYVGDSADPDDVSVYTNEEKVRKALRARVLNPTWLDSMEAHDYKGAGDLSTTVDVVLGWDATTGVVSDTLWNDVAERYAFDDDRQAWLREVNPWALESITDTLLEAVERGLWDADDEVVDRLRDVNLEVDGDIEARAGQGATEVPGDDD
- a CDS encoding CbiX/SirB N-terminal domain-containing protein — encoded protein: MTTETILLVGRDVGNRQAVLETHASRLEHRRGVDEVLTATYEQEPVRELRAAFEQLSAESVYAVPMCAAHDHQTLTDVPAALSYLSGTVHYCEPIGQSGAVTDVIEERAADLVTPGADATLVIVGFGSSSKPYQRETARYHAARLREQSAYESVLTCYLLQNPAVECVRYNVTTNRAVAVPMFVSRTDATGSHIPDALELERGGIEYGEPFGEHPRLTDAIHAEVEKQRTLASDDAGQPTSFEGQLTEARRPLSTDGEGV